Proteins co-encoded in one Paraburkholderia terrae genomic window:
- a CDS encoding glutathione peroxidase: MAADNTSIYSFSASTLGGEPVSLDRYDGKVMLIVNTASECGFTPQYAGLQKLHEQYAARGLQVLGFPCNQFGKQEPGDAAQIGAFCEKNYGVTFQMFDKIDVNGSDAHPLFKFLKDEAPGVLGIEAIKWNFTKFLVDRSGKVVKRYAPTTKPETITDDIEALL; the protein is encoded by the coding sequence ATGGCAGCGGACAACACTTCTATTTATTCCTTTTCGGCGAGCACACTGGGCGGCGAGCCGGTCAGTCTCGACCGCTACGACGGCAAGGTGATGCTGATCGTCAACACGGCGAGCGAATGCGGTTTCACGCCGCAATACGCGGGCTTGCAGAAGCTGCACGAGCAGTACGCGGCGCGCGGGCTGCAGGTGCTGGGCTTTCCGTGCAACCAGTTCGGCAAGCAGGAACCCGGCGACGCCGCGCAGATCGGCGCGTTCTGCGAAAAGAACTACGGCGTTACGTTCCAGATGTTCGACAAGATCGACGTCAACGGTTCGGACGCGCACCCGCTGTTCAAATTTCTGAAAGACGAGGCGCCCGGCGTGCTCGGCATCGAAGCGATCAAATGGAACTTCACGAAGTTCCTCGTCGACCGCAGCGGCAAGGTCGTCAAGCGCTACGCGCCCACCACCAAGCCCGAAACGATCACAGACGACATCGAAGCGCTGCTGTAA
- the dapD gene encoding 2,3,4,5-tetrahydropyridine-2,6-dicarboxylate N-succinyltransferase yields the protein MSQQLQQIIDTAWDNRAELSPKAAPADVREAVAHAIEQLDKGALRVAEKKDGDWVVNQWLKKAVLLSFRLEDNAPMPAGGYSQFYDKVPSKFANYTAEDFAAGGFRVVPPAIARRGSFIAKNVVLMPSYTNIGAYVDEGTMVDTWATVGSCAQIGKNVHLSGGVGIGGVLEPLQANPVIIEDNCFIGARSEVVEGVIVEENSVISMGVYLGQSTKIYDRETGEVTYGRIPAGSVVVAGNLPSKDGSHSLYCAVIVKKVDAKTRAKVGLNELLRGD from the coding sequence ATGTCGCAACAACTTCAGCAGATCATCGATACCGCCTGGGACAACCGCGCCGAGCTGTCGCCGAAGGCCGCGCCCGCCGACGTGCGCGAAGCCGTCGCGCATGCCATCGAGCAACTCGACAAGGGCGCGCTGCGCGTCGCCGAAAAGAAGGATGGCGACTGGGTCGTCAACCAGTGGCTGAAGAAGGCCGTGCTGCTGTCGTTCCGCCTCGAAGACAACGCGCCGATGCCGGCCGGCGGTTACTCGCAGTTCTACGATAAGGTGCCGTCGAAGTTCGCCAACTACACGGCTGAAGACTTCGCCGCAGGCGGCTTCCGCGTCGTGCCGCCCGCCATCGCGCGCCGCGGCTCGTTCATCGCGAAGAACGTCGTGCTGATGCCGTCGTACACGAACATCGGCGCGTACGTCGATGAAGGCACGATGGTCGACACGTGGGCCACCGTCGGCTCGTGCGCGCAGATCGGCAAGAACGTACATCTGTCGGGCGGCGTGGGCATCGGCGGCGTGCTGGAGCCGCTGCAAGCCAACCCCGTCATCATCGAAGACAACTGTTTCATCGGCGCGCGCTCGGAAGTCGTTGAAGGCGTAATCGTCGAAGAGAACTCGGTTATTTCGATGGGCGTGTACCTCGGCCAGAGCACGAAGATCTATGACCGCGAAACGGGCGAAGTCACGTATGGCCGCATTCCGGCTGGCTCGGTGGTGGTCGCGGGCAACCTGCCGTCGAAGGACGGCTCGCACAGCCTGTACTGCGCCGTGATCGTCAAGAAGGTCGACGCCAAGACGCGCGCGAAGGTCGGCCTGAACGAACTGCTGCGAGGCGACTGA
- the dapE gene encoding succinyl-diaminopimelate desuccinylase, translating to MSGTLALTEALIGRASVTPDDQNCQRLLIERLSAIGFECETIESNGVTNLWAVKRGTAGQDGKLLAFAGHTDVVPTGPLDQWTSAPFEPTHRDGKLYGRGAADMKASIAGFVVASEEFVAAHPQHRGSLALLITSDEEGPATDGTVKVVEALQARGERLDYCVVGEPTSSVQFGDMVKNGRRGSMSGKLTVKGVQGHIAYPHLAKNPVHLLAPALAELVAEHWDAGNEYFPPTTWQVSNIHSGTGATNIIPGHAEVMFNFRFSTASTVEELQSRVHQILDKHGLEYDLKWTVSGLPFLTPRGELSNALESAIHAETGLTTELSTTGGTSDGRFIARICKQVIEFGPLNASIHKIDEHVEVAHIEPLKNVYRRVLEQLIA from the coding sequence ATGTCCGGCACACTTGCCCTTACCGAAGCCCTGATCGGCCGCGCGTCCGTCACGCCCGACGACCAGAACTGCCAGCGCCTGCTGATCGAGCGCCTGTCCGCAATCGGCTTCGAATGCGAAACGATCGAATCGAACGGCGTGACGAACCTGTGGGCCGTCAAGCGCGGCACCGCGGGCCAGGACGGCAAGCTGCTCGCGTTCGCGGGCCACACCGACGTCGTGCCGACGGGCCCGCTCGATCAATGGACGTCGGCGCCGTTCGAGCCGACTCACCGCGACGGCAAGTTGTACGGACGCGGCGCCGCCGACATGAAGGCGTCGATCGCCGGCTTCGTGGTGGCGAGCGAAGAGTTCGTCGCCGCGCATCCGCAGCATCGCGGCTCGCTCGCGTTGCTCATCACGAGCGACGAAGAAGGCCCGGCGACGGACGGCACCGTGAAGGTCGTTGAAGCGCTGCAGGCGCGCGGCGAGCGTCTCGACTATTGCGTCGTGGGCGAGCCGACGTCGAGCGTGCAGTTCGGCGACATGGTGAAGAACGGCCGCCGCGGCTCGATGTCGGGCAAGCTGACCGTCAAGGGCGTGCAAGGGCACATTGCGTATCCGCATCTCGCGAAGAACCCGGTGCATCTGCTCGCGCCCGCGCTCGCCGAACTGGTCGCCGAGCACTGGGACGCAGGCAACGAATATTTCCCGCCTACCACCTGGCAGGTTTCGAACATCCATAGCGGCACGGGCGCGACCAACATCATTCCGGGTCACGCGGAAGTGATGTTCAACTTCCGCTTTTCGACGGCGAGCACGGTGGAAGAACTGCAAAGCCGCGTACACCAGATTCTGGACAAGCACGGCCTCGAGTACGACCTGAAGTGGACCGTGAGCGGCCTGCCCTTTCTGACGCCGCGCGGCGAGTTGTCGAATGCGCTGGAAAGCGCGATCCACGCCGAAACGGGCCTCACGACGGAACTGTCCACCACGGGCGGCACGTCCGATGGCCGGTTCATCGCGCGCATCTGCAAGCAGGTGATCGAATTCGGCCCGTTGAATGCGAGCATCCACAAGATCGACGAACATGTCGAAGTTGCACATATCGAGCCGCTCAAGAACGTCTATCGACGCGTGCTCGAACAACTGATCGCCTGA
- the prmB gene encoding 50S ribosomal protein L3 N(5)-glutamine methyltransferase, with protein sequence MTHPFSTVRDVLRHAVSQFNQADLAFGHGSSNAYDEAAYLVLHTLHLPIDLLEPFLDARLTSEEIDAVLKVVERRAKDRVPAAYITQEAWMHGYRFHVDERVIVPRSFIGELLQDGLQPYVEDPEQVGAVLELCTGSGCLAILAAHAFPNADIDAVDLSPAALEVAARNVHDYQLDERVALFEGDLYAPLPERRYDVIITNPPYVNAESMKALPAEYKHEPEMALAGGADGMDIVRRIIAEARNWLTDEGVLVIEIGNERAHVEAAFGGLDLVWMSTSAGDDNVFLIQASDLPGN encoded by the coding sequence ATGACTCATCCGTTTTCCACGGTTCGCGATGTGCTGCGCCATGCGGTGTCGCAGTTCAACCAGGCCGACCTGGCGTTCGGCCACGGCTCGTCGAACGCTTATGACGAAGCCGCGTATCTCGTGCTGCATACGCTGCATCTGCCCATCGACCTGCTCGAGCCGTTTCTCGATGCACGCCTCACGTCCGAAGAAATCGACGCGGTGCTGAAAGTGGTCGAGCGGCGCGCGAAGGATCGCGTGCCCGCCGCCTACATCACGCAGGAAGCGTGGATGCACGGCTATCGCTTCCATGTCGACGAGCGCGTGATCGTGCCGCGTTCGTTCATCGGCGAACTGCTGCAGGATGGCTTGCAGCCGTATGTCGAGGACCCCGAACAGGTTGGCGCCGTACTCGAACTGTGTACGGGCTCCGGCTGTCTCGCGATTCTCGCGGCGCACGCCTTCCCGAATGCCGACATCGATGCCGTTGACCTGTCGCCCGCCGCGCTCGAAGTCGCGGCGCGCAATGTCCACGACTACCAGCTCGACGAACGCGTGGCGCTCTTCGAAGGCGATCTGTATGCGCCGCTGCCCGAGCGCCGCTACGACGTGATCATCACGAATCCGCCGTACGTGAACGCGGAATCGATGAAGGCGCTGCCCGCCGAATACAAACACGAGCCGGAAATGGCCCTCGCGGGCGGTGCGGACGGCATGGATATCGTGCGTCGCATCATCGCCGAGGCACGCAACTGGCTGACCGACGAAGGCGTGCTGGTGATCGAGATCGGCAACGAGCGCGCGCATGTCGAAGCGGCGTTCGGCGGCCTCGATCTCGTGTGGATGTCGACTAGCGCCGGCGACGACAACGTGTTCCTGATCCAGGCAAGCGATCTGCCCGGCAATTGA
- a CDS encoding DMT family transporter — protein MNLPLRNTLGHAWPTLAIMLGASVWGMVWYPLRMLHALGVTGTAASALTSGAGCLFVLLVRRSAIRTVRWHWLLPALALFAGITNLGFVWGAIHGQVMRVLLLFYLTPAWTALFAHFILHERLTWAGAGLAALSLAGAMMMLWSPQLGIPVPGSLAEWAGLAAGMSFAMSNVLTLKTSRVLPGMKAEMRTAVIFGGAAIFGGCASFFESMPAPPTGEHIGMAVFLVLAIGFVLATNNMLVQYGLARVPANRASIIMLFEIVITALTAWLFAGEVPGPREWAGGACIVLASALSSWVHRAKPAEKTDAGKDGNADGNGKNRPRAMV, from the coding sequence ATGAATCTCCCGCTTCGCAACACCTTGGGCCACGCATGGCCGACGCTCGCGATCATGCTGGGCGCGTCGGTATGGGGCATGGTCTGGTATCCGCTGCGCATGCTCCACGCGCTTGGCGTGACGGGCACGGCCGCGAGCGCGCTGACGAGCGGCGCGGGGTGCCTGTTCGTGCTGCTCGTGCGGCGCAGCGCGATCAGGACGGTCCGCTGGCATTGGCTGCTGCCCGCGCTCGCGCTGTTCGCGGGCATCACCAATCTTGGCTTCGTGTGGGGCGCGATCCACGGCCAGGTGATGCGCGTGCTGCTGCTGTTCTATCTGACGCCAGCATGGACCGCGCTGTTCGCGCATTTCATCCTGCACGAGCGGTTGACGTGGGCGGGCGCGGGGCTCGCTGCGCTGTCGCTGGCGGGCGCAATGATGATGCTGTGGTCGCCGCAGCTCGGCATTCCCGTGCCCGGCAGTCTCGCTGAATGGGCGGGGCTCGCGGCGGGCATGTCCTTCGCGATGAGCAACGTGCTGACCCTCAAGACGAGCCGCGTGCTGCCCGGCATGAAGGCGGAGATGCGTACGGCTGTGATCTTCGGCGGCGCGGCGATTTTCGGCGGTTGCGCATCTTTCTTCGAATCGATGCCCGCGCCGCCGACGGGCGAGCACATCGGCATGGCCGTGTTCCTCGTGCTCGCGATCGGCTTCGTGCTGGCCACCAACAACATGCTCGTGCAATACGGTCTCGCACGCGTGCCGGCCAACCGGGCGTCGATCATCATGCTGTTCGAGATCGTCATCACGGCGCTCACGGCGTGGCTGTTCGCGGGCGAAGTGCCCGGTCCGCGCGAATGGGCGGGCGGCGCGTGCATCGTGCTGGCGTCGGCGCTGTCGAGCTGGGTGCATCGGGCGAAGCCTGCAGAGAAGACGGACGCCGGCAAGGATGGAAACGCCGATGGCAACGGTAAGAATCGCCCACGCGCGATGGTATGA
- the dapC gene encoding succinyldiaminopimelate transaminase, which yields MNPLLDSLQSYPFEKLRLLFKDVTPPASLAHISFGIGEPKHPTPELIKKAVIDSLGGLAAYPLTLGTPALREAIAKWVTRRYNLPPVDPATQVLPVSGSREALFALAQTVIDPKKNARGEPAIVLCPNPFYQIYEGAALLAGAQPYFANSDPKRNFACDYSAIPDDVWARTQLLYVCSPGNPTGAVLTLDDWRELFELSDRHGFVIASDECYSEIYFDEARPPLGGLEAAHKLGRGFERLVMLSSLSKRSNVPGMRSGFVAGDAAILKQFLLYRTYHGAALSTVFQTASIAAWSDEAHVRENRAMYVQKFSTVTPMLADVLDVKLPDAAFYLWANVARTGLTDDEFARRLYADYNVTVLPGSYLARTAHDTNPGRDFVRLALVAGVDECTEGARRIVEFCRSLKS from the coding sequence GTGAATCCGCTACTCGACTCCCTTCAGTCTTATCCCTTCGAAAAGCTGCGCCTGCTCTTCAAGGACGTCACACCGCCCGCCAGCCTTGCGCACATCAGCTTCGGGATCGGCGAGCCGAAACATCCGACGCCCGAGCTGATCAAGAAAGCCGTGATCGATTCGCTCGGCGGTCTCGCGGCCTATCCGCTCACGCTCGGCACGCCGGCGCTGCGCGAAGCGATCGCGAAGTGGGTCACGCGGCGCTACAACCTGCCGCCCGTCGACCCCGCCACCCAGGTGCTGCCCGTGTCCGGCTCGCGCGAGGCGCTGTTCGCACTGGCGCAGACGGTGATCGACCCGAAGAAAAACGCCAGGGGCGAACCTGCGATCGTACTCTGTCCGAACCCGTTCTATCAAATCTACGAAGGCGCGGCGCTGCTGGCAGGCGCGCAGCCGTACTTCGCCAACAGCGACCCGAAGCGCAACTTCGCGTGTGACTACTCCGCCATTCCCGACGACGTCTGGGCGCGCACGCAGCTGCTCTACGTCTGCTCGCCGGGCAACCCGACGGGCGCCGTGCTGACGCTCGACGACTGGCGCGAACTGTTCGAACTGTCGGACCGTCACGGCTTCGTGATCGCGTCGGACGAATGCTACTCGGAGATCTATTTCGACGAGGCGCGTCCGCCGCTCGGCGGTCTGGAAGCGGCGCACAAGCTCGGCCGGGGTTTCGAGCGGCTCGTGATGCTGTCGAGCCTGTCGAAGCGCTCGAACGTGCCGGGCATGCGCTCGGGCTTCGTCGCGGGCGACGCGGCCATTCTCAAGCAGTTCCTGCTATACCGGACTTATCACGGCGCCGCCTTGTCGACGGTCTTTCAAACTGCGAGCATTGCTGCGTGGAGCGACGAGGCGCATGTGCGCGAGAACCGCGCGATGTACGTGCAGAAGTTTTCGACCGTCACGCCGATGCTCGCCGACGTGCTCGACGTCAAGCTGCCCGACGCCGCGTTCTACCTGTGGGCGAATGTCGCCCGCACGGGCCTGACGGACGACGAGTTCGCCCGCCGCCTGTACGCCGACTATAATGTGACGGTTCTGCCCGGCTCGTATCTCGCGCGCACCGCGCACGACACGAACCCTGGCCGCGATTTCGTCCGCCTCGCGCTGGTCGCGGGCGTCGACGAATGCACGGAGGGCGCGCGGCGCATCGTCGAGTTCTGCCGCTCGCTGAAAAGCTAG
- a CDS encoding ArsC family reductase: MARGAKTTVYGIPNCDSVKKARVWLEEHGVEFEFHDFKKAGVNDKLIEDWLKDVPLDQLINKRGTTWRGLSDVHKAEADTTAGAIALMIHKPSIIKRPVIVVNGRVKTLGFSAENYASLFA; encoded by the coding sequence ATGGCGCGCGGCGCGAAGACGACCGTCTACGGCATTCCGAATTGCGACAGCGTGAAGAAAGCGCGCGTGTGGCTCGAGGAACACGGCGTCGAGTTCGAGTTTCACGACTTCAAGAAGGCCGGCGTGAATGACAAGCTGATCGAGGACTGGCTCAAGGATGTGCCGCTTGATCAGCTCATCAACAAGCGCGGCACGACCTGGCGCGGCCTGTCGGACGTGCATAAGGCCGAGGCCGACACGACGGCCGGCGCGATCGCGCTGATGATCCACAAACCGTCGATCATCAAGCGGCCCGTGATCGTGGTGAACGGACGCGTGAAGACGCTGGGCTTTTCGGCGGAGAACTACGCGTCGCTGTTTGCCTGA
- the cls gene encoding cardiolipin synthase — protein MQFDLLHIGTLVFLAHALGVIAACHAILHTRTSQGAIAWAVSLVAMPYLTLVPYLFLGRSKFAGYADARRLENETLRTRAHPPEWDTEASSHGRPTEVLGHQFVRSLTRLSGMPFLPGNHVRTLVNGEATFAAILDAIETAQHYIVVQFFIVRADALGEMLKDALLAKAAQGLRVYVLYDSIGSFDLPHRYVASLLAGGVQMHPFATNRQFVNRFQLNFRNHRKIVVVDGERAFVGGHNVGVEYLGGKPPLSPWRDTHIEVRGPAVASIQFVFTEDWYWATQDLPQFDSPPPARPGDGMHCLVVPTGPADKQETCSLFFVEAINAARERVWITTPYLVPDEAVFAALRLATLRGVDVRILIPSRRDHRVVFEASKLYAYDSIRAGVRVFRYRPGFLHQKVVLIDDVAAAVGSANLDNRSFRLNFEIMVLTVDQGFALEVEEMLLRDFAESFEIDRSEYRNAPALRRVLMHVARLFAPIL, from the coding sequence ATGCAATTCGATCTGCTTCACATCGGCACGCTCGTGTTTCTCGCCCACGCGCTGGGCGTGATCGCGGCTTGCCACGCCATCCTGCACACCCGCACATCGCAAGGCGCGATCGCGTGGGCGGTGTCGCTCGTCGCGATGCCGTATCTGACGCTGGTTCCGTATCTGTTCCTCGGCCGCAGCAAGTTCGCCGGTTACGCGGACGCGCGCCGCCTCGAGAACGAAACGCTGCGCACGCGTGCGCATCCGCCTGAGTGGGACACGGAAGCCTCGTCGCACGGCCGTCCGACGGAAGTGCTCGGCCACCAATTCGTGCGCTCGCTCACGCGCCTGTCCGGCATGCCGTTTCTGCCGGGTAACCATGTGCGCACGCTCGTGAACGGCGAAGCGACGTTCGCGGCGATTCTTGATGCGATCGAAACCGCGCAGCACTACATCGTCGTGCAGTTCTTCATCGTGCGTGCCGACGCGCTCGGCGAAATGCTCAAGGACGCGCTGCTCGCGAAGGCCGCGCAAGGCCTGCGCGTGTATGTGCTGTACGACAGCATCGGCAGCTTCGACCTGCCGCATCGCTATGTCGCGTCGCTGCTCGCGGGCGGCGTGCAGATGCATCCGTTCGCGACGAACCGGCAGTTCGTCAACCGTTTCCAGCTCAACTTCCGCAATCACCGCAAGATCGTCGTGGTGGACGGCGAGCGCGCGTTCGTCGGCGGACATAACGTCGGCGTCGAGTATCTGGGCGGCAAGCCGCCCCTGTCGCCGTGGCGCGACACGCATATCGAAGTGCGCGGCCCCGCCGTCGCCAGCATCCAGTTCGTGTTCACGGAAGACTGGTACTGGGCCACGCAGGATCTGCCGCAGTTCGACTCACCACCGCCCGCGCGACCTGGCGACGGCATGCACTGCCTCGTCGTGCCGACAGGCCCGGCGGACAAACAGGAGACCTGCTCGCTGTTCTTCGTCGAAGCGATCAACGCGGCGCGCGAGCGTGTCTGGATCACCACGCCCTACCTCGTGCCCGACGAAGCCGTGTTCGCGGCCTTACGGCTCGCGACGCTGCGCGGCGTCGACGTGCGCATCCTGATTCCGAGCCGCCGCGATCACCGCGTCGTATTCGAGGCGTCCAAGCTCTACGCGTACGACTCGATACGCGCGGGCGTGCGCGTGTTCCGTTACCGGCCGGGCTTTCTGCATCAGAAGGTGGTGCTGATCGACGACGTCGCGGCGGCCGTGGGCAGCGCGAATCTCGACAACCGGTCGTTTCGCCTGAACTTCGAGATCATGGTGCTGACCGTGGACCAGGGCTTCGCGCTCGAAGTCGAAGAGATGCTGCTGCGCGACTTCGCCGAATCGTTCGAGATCGACCGCAGCGAGTATCGCAACGCGCCGGCACTGCGGCGCGTGTTGATGCATGTCGCGCGGCTCTTCGCGCCGATCCTGTGA